The Anabaena sp. WA102 genome contains a region encoding:
- a CDS encoding photosystem II reaction center protein J, which translates to MSGSGRIPLWVVATIAGLGVITVVGIFFYGSYSGIGSSM; encoded by the coding sequence GTGTCTGGAAGTGGAAGAATTCCTCTGTGGGTCGTCGCTACGATCGCAGGATTAGGTGTAATAACTGTTGTAGGTATTTTCTTTTATGGATCTTACTCAGGAATTGGTTCTTCAATGTAA
- the dxs gene encoding 1-deoxy-D-xylulose-5-phosphate synthase, producing the protein MHLSEITHPNQLHGLSIRQLQQIARQIREKHLQTVAAFGGHLGPGLGVVELTLGLYQTLDLDRDKVTWDVGHQAYPHKLITGRYSNFDTLRQKDGVAGYLKRCENKFDHFGAGHASTSISAALGMALARDLKGEKFKTVAVIGDGALTGGMALEAINHAGHLPKTNLLVVLNDNEMSISPNVGAIPRYLNKMRLSPPVQFLSDGIEEQLKHLPFVGESISPELERIKEGMKRLAVPKVGAVFEELGFTYMGPVDGHNLEELIATFQQAHQITGPVLVHVVTTKGKGYELAEKDQVGYHAQTPFNLATGKAIPSSKPKPPAYAKVFSHTLVTLAEQNPKIVGITAAMATGTGLDKLQAKLPNQYIDVGIAEQHAITLAAGLACEGMRPVAAIYSTFLQRAFDQIIHDVCIQNLPVFFCLDRAGIVGADGPTHQGMYDIAYLRCIPNIVVMAPKDEAELQRMVVTGINYTDGPIAMRFPRGNGHGVPLMEEGWEALEIGKGEILRQGDDVLIVGYGTMVYPAMQAAEILSEHGIEATVINARFVKPLDTELILPLAKQIGRVVTLEEGCLMGGFGSAVAEALLDADIVVPVKRIGVPDILVDHATPDQSFAALGLSSSQIAETVLQAFFKKELAGVK; encoded by the coding sequence ATGCACTTGAGTGAAATTACCCATCCTAACCAGTTGCATGGTTTGTCAATTCGGCAGTTGCAACAAATTGCCCGTCAAATTCGTGAGAAGCACTTACAAACCGTAGCAGCCTTTGGAGGGCATTTGGGTCCTGGTTTGGGCGTTGTCGAATTAACACTAGGACTTTACCAAACCCTAGATTTAGATCGGGATAAAGTCACATGGGATGTGGGACATCAAGCTTATCCCCACAAATTAATTACCGGACGCTACAGTAATTTCGATACTCTCCGTCAAAAAGATGGCGTTGCAGGTTATCTCAAACGCTGCGAGAACAAATTTGATCATTTTGGCGCAGGACACGCTTCTACCAGTATTTCCGCTGCTTTAGGGATGGCTTTAGCCCGCGACTTAAAAGGGGAGAAATTTAAAACCGTTGCTGTCATTGGTGATGGTGCTTTAACCGGGGGTATGGCTTTAGAAGCTATTAACCACGCTGGACACCTCCCCAAAACTAATCTGCTGGTGGTTCTCAATGATAATGAGATGTCAATTTCTCCCAATGTGGGGGCGATTCCTCGTTATCTCAATAAAATGCGGTTGAGTCCACCTGTGCAGTTTCTCTCAGATGGAATTGAGGAACAGTTAAAACATCTTCCTTTTGTTGGTGAATCTATCTCTCCAGAACTGGAACGCATCAAAGAAGGAATGAAGCGGTTAGCAGTTCCTAAAGTCGGCGCAGTTTTTGAAGAATTGGGCTTTACCTACATGGGTCCAGTTGATGGACATAATTTAGAAGAATTAATTGCCACATTCCAACAGGCACATCAAATTACTGGCCCAGTTTTGGTTCATGTAGTCACAACTAAGGGTAAAGGCTATGAACTAGCAGAAAAAGATCAAGTCGGCTACCACGCTCAAACTCCCTTTAATTTAGCTACTGGTAAAGCGATTCCTTCTAGTAAACCTAAACCTCCTGCTTACGCTAAGGTCTTTTCTCATACTTTAGTAACACTGGCGGAACAAAATCCTAAAATTGTCGGTATCACAGCCGCAATGGCTACTGGTACAGGCTTAGATAAACTACAAGCTAAGTTGCCTAATCAGTATATTGATGTGGGTATTGCTGAACAACACGCCATTACTTTGGCGGCTGGTTTAGCCTGTGAAGGTATGCGTCCTGTCGCTGCTATTTATTCCACTTTCTTACAACGTGCCTTTGACCAAATTATTCACGATGTTTGCATTCAAAATCTACCTGTATTCTTCTGTTTAGATCGGGCGGGGATTGTTGGGGCTGATGGTCCGACTCACCAAGGGATGTATGATATTGCTTATCTGCGTTGTATTCCGAATATTGTGGTCATGGCTCCCAAGGATGAGGCGGAATTACAACGGATGGTTGTAACTGGGATTAATTACACAGATGGACCTATTGCTATGCGTTTCCCTCGTGGCAATGGTCACGGTGTCCCCTTAATGGAGGAAGGCTGGGAAGCTTTAGAAATCGGGAAGGGGGAAATTCTCCGCCAAGGTGATGATGTGTTGATTGTCGGCTATGGTACGATGGTTTACCCAGCAATGCAAGCGGCGGAAATTCTCAGCGAACATGGTATTGAAGCAACTGTAATTAATGCTCGTTTTGTTAAGCCTTTGGATACTGAGTTGATTTTACCTTTGGCTAAACAAATTGGTCGGGTTGTGACTTTGGAGGAAGGTTGTTTAATGGGTGGCTTTGGTTCTGCTGTGGCTGAGGCTTTACTTGATGCTGATATTGTTGTCCCTGTGAAGCGGATTGGTGTCCCTGATATTTTGGTAGATCATGCTACGCCGGATCAATCTTTTGCAGCATTAGGTTTGAGTAGTTCTCAAATTGCGGAAACTGTTTTACAAGCTTTTTTTAAGAAGGAATTAGCTGGTGTGAAATAG
- the psbF gene encoding cytochrome b559 subunit beta, giving the protein MTSGNNINQPVTYPIFTVRWIAVHTLAVPTVFFLGAIASMQFIQR; this is encoded by the coding sequence ATGACTAGCGGTAATAACATCAATCAACCAGTTACCTATCCCATTTTTACAGTCAGATGGATCGCTGTGCATACCTTAGCTGTCCCTACTGTATTCTTTTTGGGCGCGATCGCCTCAATGCAGTTTATCCAACGCTAG
- a CDS encoding NAD(P)H-quinone oxidoreductase subunit 3 has translation MFVLSGYEYLLGFFILCSLVPVLALSASKILRPSGNSLERRTTYECGLEPTGGAWIQFNIRYYMFALVFVVFDVETVFLYPWAVAFNRLGLLAFIEALVFISILIIALVYAWRKGALEWS, from the coding sequence GTGTTTGTTCTTAGCGGTTACGAGTACCTTCTAGGCTTTTTCATCCTGTGTAGCCTAGTACCAGTCCTAGCACTGTCAGCCTCAAAAATTCTTAGACCCAGTGGGAACAGTCTAGAAAGACGCACTACCTACGAATGCGGACTAGAACCTACTGGCGGAGCTTGGATTCAGTTCAACATTCGCTACTATATGTTTGCTCTAGTCTTCGTTGTTTTTGACGTAGAAACAGTATTTTTGTATCCCTGGGCAGTTGCATTTAACCGTTTGGGTTTATTGGCATTTATCGAAGCCCTAGTCTTTATTTCGATTCTTATCATCGCCTTAGTTTACGCATGGCGGAAAGGAGCTTTGGAATGGTCTTAA
- a CDS encoding NAD(P)H-quinone oxidoreductase subunit J, producing the protein MAEEESKPVPVAESALVQPGKVSQWLAENGFFHEFLELDANGVEIIKVPANFLLPISTALYAYGFNYLQFQGGIDLGAGEELVSVYHLLKVSDNADRPEEIRVKVFLPRENPSVPSVYWIWKTADWQERESYDMYGIIYEGHPNLKRILMPEDWVGWPLRKDYISPDFYELQNAY; encoded by the coding sequence GTGGCTGAAGAAGAATCGAAACCAGTTCCCGTAGCGGAATCAGCTTTAGTTCAACCCGGTAAAGTTTCCCAATGGTTAGCGGAAAATGGCTTTTTCCATGAGTTTTTAGAACTTGACGCTAACGGAGTAGAAATAATTAAAGTCCCTGCAAATTTTCTACTTCCCATCTCTACAGCTTTGTATGCCTATGGGTTTAATTATCTGCAATTTCAGGGCGGTATTGACTTAGGTGCAGGAGAAGAATTGGTAAGTGTTTATCATTTACTCAAAGTTAGTGATAATGCTGACCGTCCTGAAGAAATCAGGGTGAAAGTGTTTTTACCTAGAGAAAATCCCTCTGTACCTTCAGTTTACTGGATTTGGAAAACAGCAGACTGGCAAGAACGGGAAAGCTATGATATGTATGGCATCATTTATGAAGGTCATCCTAACTTGAAACGGATTTTGATGCCAGAAGATTGGGTAGGTTGGCCCTTACGAAAGGATTACATCTCACCTGATTTTTACGAGTTACAAAACGCTTATTAA
- a CDS encoding photosystem II reaction center protein L, producing the protein MERTPNPNQQPVELNRTSLYLGLLLVFVLGILFSSYFFN; encoded by the coding sequence ATGGAAAGAACGCCTAATCCCAATCAACAACCGGTTGAATTAAACCGTACCTCTCTCTATCTCGGACTACTATTAGTCTTCGTTCTGGGAATTCTATTTTCCAGTTACTTCTTTAACTAA
- a CDS encoding rubredoxin: MSEQAEQAMETPVLDRYECRSCGYVYEPEKGDDKSDVPPGTLFAELPTNWRCPVCIAKKTAFANIGPAGTASGFKENLGYGLGGNKLTPTQKNILIFGALALGFLFFISLYGLQ; the protein is encoded by the coding sequence ATGAGTGAACAAGCTGAACAAGCTATGGAAACTCCAGTGTTAGACCGCTATGAGTGTCGCTCTTGCGGCTATGTTTATGAACCTGAGAAGGGAGACGATAAAAGTGATGTTCCCCCAGGAACACTTTTTGCAGAACTACCGACAAATTGGCGTTGTCCAGTTTGTATAGCCAAGAAAACTGCTTTTGCGAATATTGGACCGGCGGGTACTGCCTCTGGTTTCAAGGAGAATTTGGGTTACGGTTTAGGTGGTAATAAACTGACACCAACTCAAAAGAACATTTTGATTTTTGGGGCTTTGGCTCTGGGATTCTTGTTTTTCATTAGCCTTTACGGACTACAGTAA
- a CDS encoding NADH dehydrogenase subunit K, with the protein MVLNSHIITQDTEQIINPIQRPTVTHELSENVILTTVDDLYNWARLSSLWPLLFGTACCFIEFAALIGSRFDFDRFGLIPRCSPRQADLIITAGTITMKMAPQLVRLYEQMPEPKYVIAMGACTITGGMFSVDSPTAVRGVDKLIPVDVYLPGCPPRPEAIIDAIIKLRKKIANESMQERDNIKQVHRYYSTTHNMKPVPDILTGKYMQSDTRFNPPKELTEAIGMAVPPGLLTAKTQKEEQARG; encoded by the coding sequence ATGGTCTTAAATTCTCATATCATCACCCAGGACACAGAACAAATCATCAACCCCATTCAACGTCCTACAGTCACCCATGAACTGTCAGAAAACGTGATTTTAACCACCGTTGATGACCTTTACAACTGGGCGCGGCTTTCTAGTTTGTGGCCTTTACTGTTTGGTACAGCTTGTTGCTTCATTGAATTTGCGGCATTAATCGGCTCTCGCTTCGACTTTGACCGTTTTGGGTTAATTCCCCGTTGCAGCCCCCGACAAGCCGATTTAATCATCACTGCCGGGACAATTACCATGAAGATGGCTCCCCAATTGGTGCGTCTTTATGAACAAATGCCCGAACCCAAGTATGTGATTGCTATGGGTGCTTGTACAATCACTGGGGGAATGTTTAGCGTTGACTCCCCGACAGCAGTGCGCGGAGTTGATAAGCTAATTCCTGTAGATGTGTATTTGCCTGGCTGTCCGCCCCGTCCAGAAGCGATTATTGACGCAATTATTAAACTGCGGAAGAAAATTGCCAATGAGTCCATGCAGGAACGGGATAACATCAAGCAAGTCCACCGTTACTACAGTACAACTCATAATATGAAGCCAGTTCCCGACATATTAACGGGTAAGTATATGCAGTCAGATACTCGCTTCAATCCGCCTAAAGAACTAACAGAAGCAATTGGTATGGCTGTACCCCCAGGATTGTTGACAGCAAAGACACAGAAGGAGGAACAAGCACGTGGCTGA
- the psbE gene encoding cytochrome b559 subunit alpha, which produces MAGTTGERPFADIVTSIRYWVIHSITIPALFVAGWLFVSTGLAYDVFGTPRPNEYFTQVRQEVPIVSDRFDAKKQVETFIGK; this is translated from the coding sequence ATGGCAGGTACCACTGGAGAACGTCCGTTTGCTGACATTGTTACCAGTATTCGTTACTGGGTAATTCACAGCATCACCATTCCCGCATTGTTTGTTGCTGGTTGGTTATTTGTCAGCACTGGTCTGGCTTATGATGTATTTGGTACACCTCGTCCTAATGAGTATTTTACTCAAGTCCGTCAAGAAGTGCCAATTGTAAGTGATCGTTTTGACGCAAAAAAACAAGTAGAAACATTTATTGGAAAGTAA
- a CDS encoding photosynthesis system II assembly factor Ycf48 translates to MHSIVKKWQKFVAALIVVMACIGCSSVPSISYNPWQVINVPTDAKLLDIGFTGNSQHGYLVGGNATLLETNDGGENWQPLKLELDDPRYRFNSVSFSGQEGWIAGEPSLLLHTTDEGKSWSRISLSEKLPGNPIAVTAIGENTAEMATDVGAIYQTTDGGQNWKANLEAAVGVVRNLERSPDGKYIAVSAKGSFYSTWEPGQNAWQPHNRNSSRRLENMGFTNDGQMWLLARGGQVQFSDPTKPEEWLEGEYPELSTSWGLLDLAYRTPEEIWVGGGSGNLLRSTDGGKTWEKDRDVETVAANLYKIVFFSPDQGFIIGDRGVLLKYNPKPEATTAPAA, encoded by the coding sequence ATGCACTCAATTGTAAAAAAGTGGCAAAAGTTTGTTGCCGCATTAATAGTAGTTATGGCTTGTATTGGGTGTAGTAGTGTTCCTTCTATTAGCTACAATCCCTGGCAAGTGATTAATGTTCCCACAGATGCGAAGTTGCTAGATATTGGCTTTACTGGTAACTCTCAACATGGTTACTTGGTGGGCGGTAATGCCACTCTCTTAGAAACTAATGATGGTGGTGAGAATTGGCAACCGCTAAAATTAGAGTTGGATGATCCTCGATATCGTTTTAACTCGGTTAGTTTCTCTGGTCAGGAAGGTTGGATTGCCGGAGAACCTTCTCTGCTACTCCACACTACTGATGAGGGTAAGTCTTGGTCACGGATTTCTTTAAGCGAAAAGTTACCGGGTAATCCGATTGCTGTGACGGCAATAGGCGAAAATACAGCAGAAATGGCTACTGATGTGGGGGCTATTTACCAAACTACAGATGGTGGTCAAAACTGGAAAGCTAATTTGGAAGCCGCAGTTGGTGTGGTGAGAAACCTAGAGCGATCGCCCGATGGTAAGTATATCGCTGTTTCTGCGAAAGGGAGTTTTTACTCCACTTGGGAACCTGGTCAAAATGCTTGGCAACCCCATAACCGCAATAGTTCCCGTCGTTTGGAAAATATGGGTTTTACTAACGATGGACAAATGTGGTTGTTAGCACGGGGTGGTCAGGTCCAGTTTAGTGATCCGACAAAACCTGAAGAGTGGTTAGAGGGAGAATATCCAGAGTTATCCACGAGTTGGGGTTTACTGGATTTAGCTTATCGGACACCTGAGGAAATTTGGGTCGGTGGTGGTAGCGGTAATTTACTCCGCAGCACTGATGGTGGTAAAACTTGGGAAAAAGACCGTGATGTAGAAACAGTTGCAGCTAATCTTTACAAAATTGTATTTTTTAGCCCTGATCAAGGCTTTATCATTGGCGATCGCGGTGTTTTACTCAAATATAACCCCAAACCAGAGGCAACAACAGCCCCAGCGGCTTAA
- the psaI gene encoding photosystem I reaction center subunit VIII — protein MSSSFLPTILAYSSFLPSILVPLTGLVLPAVIFAFLFSYIESEDIA, from the coding sequence ATGTCAAGTTCATTTTTGCCTACTATTTTGGCTTATTCCTCCTTTTTACCCTCTATCCTCGTTCCCCTAACTGGCTTGGTTTTACCAGCAGTTATTTTCGCATTTTTGTTTTCATACATTGAAAGCGAAGATATTGCTTAA